In one Moritella sp. 5 genomic region, the following are encoded:
- a CDS encoding PHP domain-containing protein, whose amino-acid sequence MIYDLHSHTTASDGSLSPAELVQRAVLHRVDVLAITDHDTTAGLQEAHDTIAANQLPLTLVNGVEVSTNWQNHEIHVVGLNVDLENPVLQAFLAEQRNKREERAVEMGNRLAKARIPNAYEGAKALAGDASITRSHFAKYLVEQGVENTFQNVFKRFLAKGKTGYVPPNWATIEQTIEIIHQSGGQAVLAHPLQYKLSTKWFKRLLAAFEEAGGDALEVGQPQQGITERTQLASYGRDYNLSGSVGSDFHRPSSWTELGRNLYIPKDCTPVWSSWPEGDAKLASTVEQGA is encoded by the coding sequence ATGATATACGATTTACATTCTCATACGACAGCCTCTGACGGTTCTTTAAGTCCAGCTGAATTAGTCCAACGTGCGGTTCTACATCGCGTTGATGTGTTAGCGATTACCGATCACGATACTACGGCTGGCCTCCAAGAAGCCCATGATACGATTGCAGCCAATCAATTACCGCTTACTTTAGTTAATGGTGTTGAAGTTTCAACCAATTGGCAAAACCATGAAATTCATGTGGTTGGCTTAAATGTCGACCTCGAGAACCCTGTGTTGCAGGCATTCTTAGCAGAACAGCGTAATAAGCGTGAAGAGCGCGCGGTTGAAATGGGTAATCGTTTAGCCAAAGCGCGTATTCCAAATGCGTATGAAGGCGCGAAAGCACTTGCTGGCGATGCCAGTATTACTCGCAGTCACTTTGCTAAATATTTAGTTGAGCAAGGCGTTGAAAATACCTTTCAAAATGTATTTAAACGTTTCTTAGCTAAGGGAAAAACTGGCTATGTGCCACCCAACTGGGCAACAATTGAACAAACGATCGAAATAATTCATCAATCTGGTGGGCAAGCTGTACTGGCTCATCCGCTGCAGTATAAACTGTCAACTAAATGGTTTAAAAGATTATTAGCTGCCTTCGAAGAAGCGGGTGGTGATGCTTTAGAAGTGGGACAGCCACAACAAGGTATTACCGAACGTACTCAGTTAGCCAGTTATGGTCGTGATTATAATTTGTCTGGGTCTGTTGGTTCTGATTTTCATCGACCAAGCAGCTGGACTGAATTAGGTCGAAATTTATATATCCCTAAGGATTGTACCCCGGTGTGGTCGTCTTGGCCTGAAGGTGATGCGAAACTTGCCTCCACTGTGGAGCAAGGCGCTTAA
- the trpA gene encoding tryptophan synthase subunit alpha codes for MGRYQQAFAALAEKNEGAFVPFVTIGDPNRAQSMAIIETLIAAGADALELGIPFSDPVADGPTIQKATSRALNAGINPDICFEMLTEIRAKHPQMPIGLLLYANLVYGNGTDKFMAKAAAAGVDSLLIADVPVQYGQQFKEAGDKVGIESIYIAPPNADEATLQQVAKQGSGYTYLLSRAGVTGAETKAEMPVGPLLAKLKSFNAAPCLLGFGISSPEQVKQAVAAGAAGAISGSAIVNIIEKNLNDNTKMLQELAEFVTPMKAATIK; via the coding sequence ATGGGACGTTATCAACAAGCTTTTGCAGCACTCGCAGAAAAAAATGAAGGCGCTTTCGTTCCATTTGTAACGATTGGCGATCCAAACCGCGCACAATCAATGGCGATTATAGAAACACTAATTGCAGCCGGTGCTGACGCATTAGAGCTGGGTATTCCATTCTCAGATCCGGTGGCTGATGGCCCGACAATTCAAAAAGCCACCTCTCGTGCATTGAACGCAGGTATCAACCCAGATATCTGTTTTGAAATGCTCACCGAAATACGTGCTAAACATCCGCAAATGCCAATTGGTTTATTATTGTATGCCAACCTTGTTTACGGTAATGGTACCGATAAATTTATGGCTAAAGCTGCAGCTGCTGGCGTTGACTCATTATTGATTGCCGACGTGCCAGTACAATACGGCCAACAATTTAAAGAAGCAGGCGATAAAGTCGGTATCGAAAGTATCTACATCGCACCGCCAAATGCCGATGAAGCAACGCTACAGCAAGTGGCAAAGCAAGGTTCTGGTTATACTTACCTACTTAGCCGTGCAGGTGTCACAGGGGCAGAAACCAAAGCTGAAATGCCAGTAGGTCCATTATTAGCAAAACTGAAATCGTTTAATGCAGCACCTTGCCTGCTCGGTTTTGGTATCTCATCACCAGAACAAGTTAAACAAGCTGTTGCAGCGGGTGCTGCGGGTGCTATTTCAGGTTCTGCGATTGTAAATATCATTGAGAAAAACCTTAATGACAATACGAAAATGCTGCAAGAACTCGCTGAGTTCGTGACGCCAATGAAAGCCGCAACAATTAAATAA
- the trpCF gene encoding bifunctional indole-3-glycerol-phosphate synthase TrpC/phosphoribosylanthranilate isomerase TrpF has translation MLTQELQQTILGNIVDDKVAWVAAHKASQPLASFIADLVPTDRDFYAALSGKPTKFILECKKASPSKGLIRPEFDLDLIAGAYKNYASAVSVLTDEKYFQGNFDYITKVRNVVTQPVICKDFIIDEYQIYLARLHQADATLLMLSVLDDAEYIALAKVAHSLNMGVLTEVSNEEELVRAIALDAKVIGINNRDLRDLSIDLNRTKEIAPKIPNDRIIISESGIYNNQQVRDLANYANGFLVGSSLMSQDNVDRACRRLILGDNKVCGLTRPEDAKVVHEQGAIYGGLIFAPKSPRCVNVATAQAVIAAAPLAYVGVFVNEQVTVVAQLANHLDLAAVQLHGSEDASYIAILKTLLNNDIQIWKAHGVSEQAPDLSLTKVDRHLVDSKVTGQSGGTGQPFDWSLLTSEDCSQIMLAGGLTPGNVQDAAKLGCLGLDLNSGLESAPGIKDTDKIIAAFNALRNY, from the coding sequence ATGTTAACGCAAGAATTACAGCAAACCATTCTCGGTAATATTGTTGACGATAAAGTGGCTTGGGTTGCAGCGCATAAAGCCAGCCAACCATTAGCGAGTTTTATTGCTGATTTAGTACCGACAGATCGTGACTTTTATGCCGCGTTATCAGGTAAACCAACCAAGTTTATTCTGGAATGTAAAAAAGCATCACCATCAAAAGGGCTAATTCGCCCTGAGTTTGATTTAGATTTAATTGCTGGTGCCTATAAAAACTATGCGTCTGCAGTCTCAGTATTAACGGATGAGAAATACTTCCAAGGTAACTTCGACTACATCACTAAAGTACGTAATGTCGTGACTCAGCCGGTGATCTGTAAAGATTTTATCATTGACGAATATCAGATTTACTTAGCCCGTTTACACCAAGCCGATGCAACGCTGTTAATGTTATCGGTACTTGATGACGCTGAATATATTGCCTTAGCTAAAGTCGCCCACAGCTTAAACATGGGCGTGCTTACCGAAGTCAGTAATGAAGAAGAATTAGTCCGTGCGATAGCACTAGATGCAAAAGTGATCGGTATTAATAACCGTGATCTACGCGACTTATCAATTGACTTAAACCGTACCAAAGAGATTGCTCCGAAGATCCCAAATGATCGTATTATCATTTCAGAATCGGGCATCTACAATAACCAACAAGTACGCGATTTAGCAAACTACGCGAACGGCTTCCTCGTCGGCAGTTCATTAATGTCGCAAGACAACGTCGATCGAGCTTGCCGTCGATTGATTTTAGGTGACAATAAAGTTTGTGGCCTTACCCGTCCAGAAGATGCAAAAGTCGTACATGAACAAGGGGCTATCTATGGCGGACTTATCTTTGCGCCAAAATCGCCGCGTTGTGTTAACGTAGCAACAGCGCAAGCGGTTATAGCCGCTGCACCACTGGCTTACGTGGGGGTATTTGTGAATGAACAAGTAACCGTCGTTGCCCAGCTTGCTAATCATCTCGATTTGGCCGCTGTACAATTACACGGTAGCGAAGATGCAAGCTACATTGCAATATTAAAAACCTTACTCAATAACGATATACAGATTTGGAAAGCACACGGGGTTAGCGAACAGGCACCCGATTTAAGTCTGACCAAGGTTGATCGTCATTTAGTTGATAGTAAGGTAACGGGACAATCAGGTGGCACAGGACAGCCATTTGATTGGTCGTTATTAACATCTGAAGATTGCAGCCAAATCATGCTGGCAGGCGGGTTAACCCCTGGCAACGTGCAAGACGCAGCAAAACTCGGTTGTTTAGGGCTAGATCTAAACTCAGGATTAGAATCAGCACCCGGTATTAAAGATACAGACAAAATTATCGCGGCATTTAACGCGCTTAGAAATTACTAA
- the scpB gene encoding SMC-Scp complex subunit ScpB, producing MNTTPYKQIIEAAIFVAKKPLSLAALCRDVLADEGLSRQQVTAYIAEISADYHDKGIELVEVASGYRFQARSHLTPWLQRMLQDKPAKYSRATLETLALIAYRQPVSRGDIEAVRGVAVSSQTIHTLEEREWIKVIGRKEVPGRPALYATTTQFLDYFAIKSIQELPPLDEALLAKLAAMDEETLLDI from the coding sequence GTGAATACAACACCTTATAAACAGATTATTGAAGCGGCTATTTTTGTTGCGAAGAAACCGTTATCATTAGCGGCTTTATGCCGTGATGTTCTTGCCGATGAAGGTTTAAGCCGTCAGCAAGTGACCGCCTACATTGCCGAGATAAGCGCCGATTATCATGATAAAGGTATCGAGCTGGTGGAAGTAGCCAGTGGTTATCGCTTTCAAGCGCGTTCACATTTAACGCCTTGGTTGCAGCGTATGTTGCAAGATAAGCCCGCTAAATATTCGCGCGCGACATTAGAAACATTAGCACTGATTGCTTATCGTCAACCCGTAAGTAGGGGGGATATTGAAGCAGTTCGTGGGGTTGCTGTGAGTAGCCAAACGATCCATACGCTTGAAGAGCGTGAATGGATTAAAGTGATTGGCCGCAAAGAAGTACCGGGTAGACCGGCTTTATATGCGACAACGACCCAATTTTTGGATTACTTTGCTATTAAAAGTATCCAAGAGTTACCCCCATTGGACGAAGCGTTATTGGCTAAATTAGCCGCCATGGACGAAGAAACATTGTTAGATATTTAA
- a CDS encoding L-threonylcarbamoyladenylate synthase, translating to MSQFFYVHPDNPQARLISQAVAILRNGGVIIYPTDSGYALGCHIGDKMALERICKIRKLDKEHNFTLLCRDLSELSLYARVDNQAYRALKNNTPGPFTFIFKGTKEVPRRLVNPKRKTIGIRVPDNTIALALLDALGEPMMSTSLILPGNEGAEFDPEAIRDQLENQVELIINGGYLGEQATTVIDYSEGDAVILRQGAGDASSFV from the coding sequence ATGAGTCAATTTTTCTATGTGCACCCTGATAACCCGCAAGCGCGTTTAATCAGTCAGGCGGTTGCTATTTTACGCAATGGTGGTGTGATCATCTATCCAACAGATTCTGGCTATGCGCTAGGCTGTCATATTGGTGATAAAATGGCGTTAGAGCGTATTTGTAAGATCCGAAAGTTAGATAAAGAGCATAACTTTACCTTGTTGTGTCGTGATTTATCGGAATTATCACTGTACGCACGCGTTGATAATCAAGCTTATCGCGCGCTTAAAAATAATACCCCGGGTCCTTTTACGTTTATTTTTAAAGGAACCAAAGAGGTGCCGCGTCGTTTAGTGAATCCTAAGCGTAAAACAATCGGTATTCGTGTGCCAGACAACACAATTGCATTGGCATTATTAGATGCACTCGGTGAACCTATGATGTCGACGTCGTTAATCTTACCGGGTAACGAAGGTGCAGAATTTGATCCAGAAGCGATTCGAGACCAACTTGAAAACCAAGTGGAACTCATTATCAATGGTGGTTACTTAGGCGAGCAAGCGACAACGGTTATTGATTATTCGGAAGGTGATGCCGTTATTCTTCGTCAAGGTGCCGGTGATGCATCTTCTTTCGTGTAA
- a CDS encoding anthranilate synthase component 1 gives MTQRLAPGKLHSIQQDCPHIDDPLAFYRHMYRPSGNSLLLESADIVTKTALQSLILLDAAVKIACFGRTVEFTALTLNGENLLPFLADEFKAQLGNDAITALSHNKLALIFAPTDDSLDEDSRLQSSSPFDALRTIINRVIPETPFHEALFLGGCFAYDMIASVEELPKVPDGANICPDFVFYIAETLIVIDRQTQQSKLIGSVFGGEHFATALNETEEKLAHIQTECTTVLTATQESKAAALTLKVDISDSEFCATVEDLKDYIRKGDIFQVVPSRCFSLPCPDSLAAYAKLKQTNASPYMFYLNDSNFVLFGASPESALKYDAQTNDVEIYPIAGTRRRGFRADGSICPDLDGRIELELRQDKKETAEHIMLVDLARNDVARISQPGTRYVANLLNVDRYSYVMHLVSRVKGKLRNDLDALHAYQACMNMGTLVGAPKIRAAELVRQVEQQRRGSYGGAVGYLTGDGTMDTCIVIRSAFVKDGTAYVQAGAGVVYDSNPQAEAEETRSKAAAVLNAVALAQGSSFAAIMKAEANSTTNNAK, from the coding sequence ATGACGCAACGATTAGCGCCAGGAAAATTACATTCGATTCAGCAAGATTGCCCTCATATTGACGATCCCCTTGCCTTCTATCGCCACATGTATCGCCCAAGCGGTAACAGCCTATTATTAGAATCAGCGGATATAGTCACAAAAACCGCACTGCAAAGTTTAATTTTGCTCGATGCTGCCGTTAAAATCGCCTGCTTTGGACGTACGGTTGAATTCACCGCATTAACGTTGAACGGCGAGAACCTTCTGCCATTCTTAGCCGATGAGTTTAAAGCTCAACTTGGCAACGATGCCATTACCGCTTTGAGTCATAACAAACTCGCTTTAATATTCGCCCCGACTGACGATAGCCTTGATGAAGACTCCCGCTTACAGTCATCATCACCATTCGACGCTTTACGCACTATTATCAACCGTGTCATTCCAGAAACACCTTTTCATGAGGCATTATTCCTCGGTGGTTGTTTTGCCTATGACATGATTGCCAGTGTTGAAGAATTACCAAAAGTGCCAGATGGCGCCAATATCTGTCCTGATTTTGTATTCTATATTGCCGAAACCTTAATTGTTATTGATCGTCAAACCCAACAATCAAAATTAATCGGTAGTGTATTTGGTGGCGAGCACTTTGCCACTGCACTTAACGAAACAGAAGAAAAATTAGCCCATATCCAAACTGAGTGCACGACGGTATTAACAGCTACGCAAGAGTCTAAAGCCGCAGCGCTAACACTCAAGGTTGATATTAGTGACAGTGAGTTCTGCGCGACAGTTGAAGATTTAAAAGACTACATCCGTAAAGGTGACATTTTCCAAGTTGTACCGTCACGTTGCTTTAGCTTACCTTGTCCAGATTCGTTAGCCGCTTATGCCAAACTAAAACAAACGAACGCAAGTCCGTACATGTTTTACCTAAACGATTCTAACTTTGTGTTATTTGGTGCATCACCAGAAAGTGCATTGAAATATGATGCGCAAACTAATGATGTAGAAATTTATCCGATTGCAGGTACTCGCCGCCGTGGTTTCCGTGCCGATGGCTCGATTTGCCCCGACTTAGATGGCCGTATCGAATTAGAGTTACGCCAAGACAAGAAAGAAACTGCCGAACACATCATGCTGGTTGATTTAGCCCGTAATGACGTGGCTCGTATTAGTCAGCCGGGTACACGTTATGTGGCTAACCTATTAAACGTAGATCGTTATAGCTACGTAATGCACTTAGTGTCGCGGGTAAAAGGAAAACTACGCAATGACCTTGATGCCCTACATGCATACCAAGCGTGCATGAACATGGGGACGTTAGTTGGCGCACCTAAGATCCGCGCCGCGGAACTGGTTCGTCAAGTAGAACAGCAACGCCGTGGTAGTTATGGCGGTGCAGTTGGTTACCTTACGGGTGATGGCACCATGGATACCTGTATTGTTATTCGCTCTGCATTTGTTAAAGATGGCACTGCGTATGTACAAGCTGGTGCGGGGGTGGTTTACGATTCAAACCCACAAGCCGAAGCCGAAGAAACCCGCAGTAAAGCAGCCGCAGTATTAAACGCCGTAGCCCTCGCACAAGGTTCATCATTCGCAGCCATCATGAAGGCAGAAGCTAACTCAACAACTAACAACGCTAAGTAA
- the rluB gene encoding 23S rRNA pseudouridine(2605) synthase RluB — translation MSEKLQKVLARAGLGSRREMEAVIAEGRVSVNGEIVTLGTRVEETDKVRLDGNPVHVITEEENVCRILAYHKPEGELCTRKDPEGRKTVFDRLPPLKSGRWIAIGRLDINTSGLLLFTTDGELANRLMHPSHEVEREYSCRIFGEVTPKIIQNLRMGVELEDGPAKFQKIKGVAEGTGGEGLNQWYNVLLSEGRNREVRRLWESQGIQVSRLIRIRYGSLVLDRRLPRGGWSELALNEINYLRVLVSLPPETTARNLDRRETRIRQGRIRRSLKNNDARQKPTKSGRLGKEIEETNEPRGKGRTKPTGSGIPIHKGKKGPAKQQRGPKAKKRTRI, via the coding sequence ATGAGTGAAAAGCTACAGAAAGTACTAGCACGTGCTGGTTTAGGTTCCCGTCGTGAGATGGAAGCTGTGATCGCAGAAGGCCGTGTCAGCGTTAATGGTGAAATTGTGACATTGGGTACCCGTGTTGAAGAAACGGACAAAGTTCGTTTGGATGGCAATCCGGTACACGTGATCACTGAAGAAGAAAACGTTTGTCGTATTCTTGCATACCATAAGCCTGAAGGTGAGTTATGTACACGTAAAGATCCAGAAGGTCGTAAGACAGTATTCGATCGTCTACCACCATTAAAAAGCGGCCGTTGGATCGCGATTGGTCGTCTAGATATCAATACATCTGGTCTATTATTATTTACGACAGATGGTGAGCTAGCAAACCGTCTAATGCACCCTAGTCACGAAGTAGAGCGTGAATACTCTTGTCGTATCTTTGGTGAAGTAACACCAAAAATCATTCAAAACCTGCGTATGGGTGTTGAATTGGAAGATGGCCCTGCCAAGTTCCAAAAGATTAAAGGTGTTGCAGAGGGGACTGGTGGTGAAGGTCTTAACCAATGGTACAACGTATTATTGAGTGAAGGTCGTAACCGTGAAGTACGTCGTTTATGGGAATCTCAAGGTATTCAGGTAAGTCGTCTTATCCGTATCCGTTATGGTTCATTAGTACTTGATCGTCGTTTACCACGTGGCGGTTGGTCTGAACTTGCACTAAACGAAATTAACTACTTACGCGTACTTGTGTCATTACCACCAGAAACGACTGCACGTAACTTAGATCGTAGAGAAACTCGTATTCGTCAAGGCCGTATCCGTCGTTCATTGAAAAATAATGACGCACGTCAAAAGCCGACTAAAAGCGGTCGATTGGGTAAAGAGATCGAAGAAACCAATGAACCTCGTGGTAAAGGTCGTACTAAGCCTACGGGTTCTGGTATACCAATCCACAAAGGTAAGAAAGGCCCTGCTAAACAGCAGCGAGGCCCTAAAGCGAAAAAACGTACTCGTATCTAA
- a CDS encoding aminodeoxychorismate/anthranilate synthase component II, producing the protein MNNTLFLLDNFDSFTYNLVDQFRSLGHEVKIYRNSISAEAIKQQIDQCENNPVVVLSPGPGNPSEAGCLLELIRLCRGQYPMIGICLGHQALVQQYGGVVGRAEEIMHGKASSINHDGQLMFAGLSQPLPVARYHSLVATEVPSSLTVNAEFNGMPMAIIQPEDKVIGFQFHPESILTSEGAELLKNTLAWATA; encoded by the coding sequence ATGAACAATACTTTATTTTTATTAGACAACTTTGACTCTTTTACTTACAACCTAGTGGATCAATTCCGCAGCCTAGGGCATGAGGTTAAAATTTACCGTAACAGTATTAGTGCCGAAGCAATTAAACAGCAAATAGACCAATGTGAAAACAACCCCGTTGTGGTGCTTTCGCCGGGTCCTGGTAATCCATCAGAAGCCGGTTGTTTGTTGGAACTGATCCGCTTGTGTCGCGGTCAATATCCAATGATTGGCATTTGTTTAGGACACCAAGCACTGGTACAACAGTATGGTGGCGTAGTTGGCCGTGCAGAAGAGATCATGCATGGTAAAGCCTCATCGATTAACCATGATGGTCAGTTAATGTTTGCCGGTTTGAGTCAGCCCTTACCTGTTGCACGCTATCATTCATTAGTCGCAACTGAAGTACCAAGCAGCTTAACCGTTAATGCAGAATTTAACGGAATGCCAATGGCAATCATTCAACCAGAAGATAAAGTCATTGGTTTTCAATTTCACCCAGAATCAATATTAACCAGTGAAGGCGCCGAGCTGTTAAAAAACACCCTAGCATGGGCAACAGCATAG
- a CDS encoding ScpA family protein has translation MVESSTAIAKVNGELLRKVPKDLFIPPDALSVFLDAFEGPLDLLLYLIKKQKLDILQLPMQKITAQYMEYVDLMTTLKIELAGEYLVMAALLAEIKSRLLLPKLVAAEEELDDPRLVLIRQLQEYEIFKNAAENLDKHPRIQRDIFVANAELPENITTTPLLAEVSLRDLAYNLQKLLKKAEHFEHHQIQREVLTTREKMTHILALLQDGKVRTFHQVLDLKEGRRGIVVSFLAILELLKESLISLIQNNPLGEIYLSLAE, from the coding sequence GTGGTAGAGTCTAGCACTGCGATTGCCAAGGTTAATGGCGAGTTATTACGTAAAGTTCCCAAGGATTTGTTTATTCCGCCAGATGCGCTGAGTGTATTCTTAGACGCATTTGAAGGACCGTTAGATTTATTGTTGTATTTAATCAAAAAGCAAAAACTCGATATTTTGCAGCTGCCTATGCAAAAAATCACCGCGCAATACATGGAATACGTGGATCTGATGACTACGTTGAAAATTGAACTTGCCGGTGAGTATTTGGTCATGGCAGCTTTGTTGGCTGAAATTAAATCACGGTTATTGCTCCCTAAACTAGTGGCGGCAGAAGAAGAGTTGGACGATCCGCGTCTCGTGTTGATCCGACAGCTACAAGAATATGAAATCTTTAAGAACGCGGCAGAAAATCTAGATAAACACCCAAGGATCCAGCGCGATATTTTTGTTGCTAACGCCGAACTGCCAGAAAATATTACGACAACCCCGTTATTAGCTGAAGTATCTCTGCGCGACTTGGCGTATAATCTGCAAAAATTACTCAAGAAAGCAGAACACTTCGAGCATCATCAGATCCAACGTGAAGTATTAACCACGCGTGAAAAGATGACCCATATACTGGCATTACTGCAAGATGGTAAAGTGCGAACTTTCCATCAAGTACTCGATCTTAAAGAAGGTCGACGTGGTATTGTGGTGAGTTTTCTGGCGATCCTTGAGTTACTTAAAGAGTCTTTAATTAGCCTTATCCAGAATAATCCTTTGGGTGAGATATACTTAAGTTTAGCCGAATAA
- the trpB gene encoding tryptophan synthase subunit beta: MAKLNAFFGEFGGQYVSQILIPALDELEDAFIDSQNDPAFEAEFQQLLNEYAGRPTPLTLCRNITKGSKTKIYLKREDLLHGGAHKTNQVLGQALLAKRMGKTEIIAETGAGQHGTASALACALLGLKCRIYMGVKDMERQKPNVFRMKLMGAEVIGVDSGAGTLKDACNEALRDWSANYENAHYLLGTAAGPHPFPTIVREFQKMIGEEAKQQILKAEGRLPDAVIACVGGGSNAIGMFNDFIEEESVKLYGVEPAGKGIATGEHGAPITEGTNGIFFGMHSLLMQDNYGQIQESYSVSAGLDFPSVGPQHAHLYTSGRAEYPSVTDEEALASFQLLSSQEGIIPALESSHALAYALKMMEQDMDKEQILVVNLSGRGDKDIFTVADILEGKGAL, encoded by the coding sequence ATGGCAAAACTTAATGCCTTTTTTGGCGAATTTGGCGGCCAATACGTATCGCAAATTTTAATACCTGCATTAGACGAATTAGAAGATGCATTTATCGATTCACAAAATGATCCTGCCTTCGAAGCAGAGTTTCAGCAACTGTTAAATGAATACGCGGGCCGTCCAACGCCGTTGACACTATGCCGTAACATTACCAAAGGGTCGAAAACTAAAATCTACCTAAAGCGTGAAGATCTATTACACGGTGGCGCGCACAAAACTAACCAAGTATTGGGTCAAGCACTGCTGGCGAAACGCATGGGTAAAACCGAGATCATCGCTGAAACGGGCGCGGGTCAACACGGTACAGCATCCGCACTAGCGTGTGCATTACTGGGTCTAAAATGTCGCATCTATATGGGTGTGAAAGACATGGAACGCCAAAAGCCCAACGTATTCCGCATGAAGTTAATGGGGGCAGAAGTTATTGGTGTTGATTCTGGCGCAGGCACATTAAAAGATGCCTGTAACGAAGCATTACGCGACTGGTCTGCAAACTACGAAAATGCCCATTACCTACTAGGTACAGCAGCAGGTCCTCACCCATTCCCAACGATTGTGCGTGAATTCCAAAAAATGATCGGTGAAGAAGCCAAACAACAAATCTTAAAAGCAGAAGGTCGCTTACCCGACGCTGTGATTGCTTGTGTGGGTGGTGGTTCTAACGCGATTGGTATGTTCAATGATTTTATCGAAGAAGAAAGTGTCAAACTTTACGGTGTTGAACCCGCAGGGAAAGGGATTGCTACAGGTGAACACGGTGCACCAATTACCGAAGGTACCAACGGTATTTTCTTTGGTATGCATTCACTATTGATGCAAGATAACTATGGTCAGATCCAAGAGTCTTACTCAGTATCTGCTGGTTTAGATTTCCCATCAGTGGGTCCACAACACGCACATTTATATACGTCTGGTCGTGCTGAATATCCTTCAGTAACCGATGAAGAAGCATTAGCGTCATTCCAGTTATTATCATCGCAAGAAGGCATTATCCCTGCGCTAGAATCATCTCACGCATTAGCGTATGCACTAAAGATGATGGAACAGGATATGGATAAAGAACAAATCTTAGTGGTTAACTTATCAGGTCGTGGTGATAAAGATATCTTTACCGTCGCTGATATTCTTGAAGGTAAAGGAGCATTATAA
- the trpD gene encoding anthranilate phosphoribosyltransferase gives MAESNIVPEKIVSENTAPATITAILDKLYANQVLTLEESETVFTAVVQGEMDPIVLSSVLTALKIRGEQPDEIAGAAQALLAAATPFPAVEGLHADCCGTGGDNMNTINISTTAAFVAAACGLKMTKHGNRSVSSKSGSSDLLEAFGINLTQTPDQAKACLDELGICFLFAPQYHAGIRHAMPVRQALKTRTIFNVLGPLLNPTRPQVQLMGVYDKCLIRPIAETMDKLGVQRALVVHGSGLDEIALHGETKVAELNNGMITEFTITPADFGVERYDVAELRGGDAAENKVIIERLLSGNGTDAQKAAVAINVSALLVVAEIAKDFKHGTELAMTAIDDGRALALIHQLAVKSQQV, from the coding sequence ATGGCAGAATCAAACATCGTACCGGAAAAAATAGTATCAGAAAACACGGCACCAGCAACAATCACCGCGATTCTAGACAAATTATACGCAAACCAAGTACTGACTCTTGAAGAATCAGAAACCGTGTTTACGGCGGTTGTACAAGGTGAAATGGACCCTATCGTACTTTCATCAGTGTTAACTGCATTAAAAATACGCGGTGAACAGCCAGATGAGATTGCGGGCGCAGCACAAGCATTACTCGCAGCAGCGACACCTTTTCCTGCTGTAGAGGGCCTACATGCCGATTGCTGTGGTACCGGTGGCGATAACATGAATACCATTAATATCTCAACAACCGCTGCGTTTGTCGCTGCTGCTTGTGGGTTAAAAATGACTAAACATGGTAACCGCAGTGTATCAAGTAAATCGGGCTCGTCAGACTTATTGGAAGCGTTTGGTATTAATTTAACCCAAACCCCAGATCAAGCAAAAGCCTGCCTTGATGAATTGGGTATTTGCTTTTTATTCGCACCACAATACCACGCTGGTATTCGCCATGCGATGCCTGTACGCCAAGCTCTTAAAACCCGCACCATCTTTAATGTGCTAGGCCCACTGCTGAATCCAACTCGCCCACAAGTACAGTTAATGGGTGTGTATGATAAATGTTTAATTCGCCCAATCGCCGAAACCATGGATAAACTAGGTGTTCAGCGTGCGTTAGTCGTTCACGGCAGTGGTTTAGATGAAATCGCCCTACACGGTGAAACTAAAGTTGCCGAGTTAAATAATGGCATGATCACCGAGTTCACAATAACCCCTGCCGATTTTGGTGTTGAACGTTATGACGTAGCCGAACTACGCGGTGGAGATGCAGCAGAAAACAAAGTCATTATCGAACGCCTGCTATCAGGTAACGGTACTGACGCACAAAAAGCCGCAGTGGCCATCAACGTATCGGCATTATTAGTGGTTGCTGAAATAGCCAAAGACTTCAAACACGGTACTGAATTAGCAATGACAGCAATTGATGATGGCCGTGCATTAGCCTTGATCCACCAACTAGCAGTAAAAAGTCAACAAGTTTAG